The following coding sequences lie in one Monomorium pharaonis isolate MP-MQ-018 chromosome 1, ASM1337386v2, whole genome shotgun sequence genomic window:
- the LOC118646430 gene encoding glutamic acid-rich protein-like has product MTSRVNTMDISVLVGENEELYSLTVSTEEYEQIIKGDNKVLERLINEENERRSTTAVQQIINTNNKNLKNVQTTISLKSHVNKDDKDDDGETESFNWPDKAVMLFFELYRERQQEFTVGLKRHNKIWAEIASELQNSNYNVSAVQVQNKMSSLKRSYKKIKDSNAKSGNHNSSWAYYSVMDSLFNNKGWVNPPATASSDGPIAPSASSSSSTSSTSHSLSPMDSSELQDNLSFEPKTKKRKVEVVLESFISDLKSNRNEIKEERRKERLERDEQKEQRWKIYRQEKKEMHKETTEIQKSLVCLLGKLVEKQNESK; this is encoded by the exons ATGACTTCAAGGGTAAATACAATGGACATTTCAGTTCTTGTCGGTGAAAATGAAGAATTATATTCACTAACTGTTTCAACTGAAGAATATGAGCAAATAATTAAAGGAg atAACAAGGTACTTGAACGATTaattaatgaagaaaatgaAAGAAGAAGTACTACTGCGGtccaacaaattataaatactaataataaaaatttgaagaatgTACAAACTACGATATCATTAAAAAGTCACGTAAACAAAGACGACAAAGATGATGATGGCGAAACAGAGTCATTTAATTGGCCAGATAAAGCTGTTATGCTCTTTTTCGAATTATATCGTGAAAGACAACAGGAATTCACTGTTGGGTTAAAACGCCATAATAAAATATGGGCAGAGATTGCTTCAGAATTACAAAACTCTAACTACAATGTTTCTGCTGTacaagtacaaaataaaatgtcgaGTTTAAAAAgatcgtataaaaaaattaaggattCCAATGCTAAGAGTGGCAACCATAATAGTTCTTGGGCATATTATTCTGTAAtggattctttatttaataataaaggttGGGTAAATCCCCCAGCTACAGCCAGCAGTGATGGGCCAATTGCACCTAGTGCATCATCATCTTCGTCGACATCTTCAACATCTCATTCTTTATCCCCCATGGATAGTTCTGAATTGCAAGATAACTTGTCGTTTGAACCAAAAACTAAGAAAAGGAAAGTAGAAGTCGTCTTGGAATCTTTTATATCggatttaaaaagtaacagaaacgaaataaaagaagaaagaagaaaagaacgaTTAGAAAGGGATGAACAAAAAGAGCAAAGATGGAAAATTTATAggcaagaaaaaaaggaaatgcaTAAAGAAACAACAGAAATTCAAAAATCTCTGGTTTGCCTTTTAGGTAAACTTGTAGAGAAACAGAACGAATCCAAATAA
- the LOC118647286 gene encoding putative nuclease HARBI1, translated as MENQDLRLSESELISTIATTFSFTIKEEDSCMSRSSSSDESDELSSDEEEDTEILYAILMVQNTRGVTIPTEKLSDYIERVVPGYLPQQFKEHFRMFPETYNMILHLIGPALSQTTIGRKQIDPGKQLLITLWFLATPDSYRSIHVQFGVGKATAFRAVRRITYALHCLAPRFIQWPKGETVRCTINEFSKIKNFPNVIGALDGSHIKIRAPKEDAASYICRKQFHAIHLQAVCNAKCVFTHCYAGHVGSVHDARVFRNSTLAHYIEVPNEYFPFDTHIVADAAYPIHPHVMVPFRDNGHLTIFQTNYNTRLSSTRMAIERAFGLLKVRFRILLDCLPLTDVKKIPQVILACCVLHNICMLRNDEFPVVIYPEENAVPDVIRAEAELGNIKRNRIMYDLRM; from the exons ATGGAGAATCAAGATTTAAGATTGAGCGAATCGGaattaatttctacaattgctacaacattttcttttacgaTAAAAGAAGAAGACTCATGCATGTCAAGAAGTAGTAGTAGTGATGAAAGTGATGAACTTTCGAGTGATGAAGAGGAAGATACGGAAATTTTATACGCTATTCTAATGGTGCAAAACACAAGAGGAGTGACTATTCCAACTGAAAAATTATCAGATTATATAGAACGAGTTGTGCCAGGTTATTTACCACAACAATTCAAGGAACACTTTAG GATGTTTCCTGAAACATACAACATGATATTGCATTTAATCGGACCAGCTTTATCTCAAACGACAATTGGAAGAAAACAAATAGACCCAGGAAAACAACTGTTAATAACATTATGGTTTTTAGCTACACCAGACTCTTatag ATCAATTCATGTTCAATTCGGAGTTGGCAAGGCAACTGCATTCAGAGCAGTAAGACGGATAACGTATGCTTTACATTGTCTCGCACCAAGGTTTATTCAATGGCCAAAAGGTGAAACAGTAAGATGCACAATTAacgaattttcaaaaataaaaaattttccaaatgtaATTGGAGCTCTTGATGGTTCGCACATTAAAATCAGAGCTCCAAAGGAAGATGCTGCTTCATATATATGCAGGAAACAATTTCATGCAATTCATTTGCAAGCTGTGTGTAATGCAAAATGTGTGTTTACTCATTGTTACGCAGGACATGTCGGCTCGGTACATGATGCAAGAGTTTTTAGAAATTCTACCCTTGCTCATTACATTGAGGTTCCAAATGAATATTTTCCGTTTGACACTCATATTGTAGCAGATGCTGCATATCCAATTCATCCGCATGTGATGGTTCCATTTAGAGATAATGGTCATCTCacaatatttcaaacaaattacaaTACTCGTTTGTCTTCAACTAGGATGGCCATAGAGCGAGCTTTCGGATTACTAAAAGTGCGGTTCCGTATTCTACTAGATTGTTTACCTTTGACTGATGTAAAAAAGATACCGCAAGTTATATTAGCTTGTtgtgttttacataatatctGTATGCTAAGAAATGACGAGTTTCCAGTTGTGATATATCCAGAAGAAAACGCTGTACCTGATGTAATAAGAGCAGAGGCAGAATTAGGCAACATTAAAAGAAACcgaattatgtatgatttaagAATGTAG